The following DNA comes from Solanum stenotomum isolate F172 chromosome 11, ASM1918654v1, whole genome shotgun sequence.
GCGAGCCAAATGACTTGGTGATTAGTTATCAAATGAATGGGAGGGGGGAAATACATCTCACATTCATAAAAAATGATCGGCACGTTAGCTTGTACATGTTAAATATTGGTATTGATGGCTCTAGGTCTACATTGAGGATAAACATCAATGTGAGGCCTCCAATTGAACCAACAAATTCATTTAACGACGACAATGATTCTATTGGAAATGAAAAATTGGGTGATCATTCAAATAAGAGCTTTGGTGATCATTCAAATAAGAGTTGGGTAATCATTCAATGAATATACATGATCATCCAATGAATGTGGAAAATCAGCCAGTAGATGCAGAAGATCCCGAAGGCTAATGTTGTGAAGAAATGTAGGGAGAACAGGAATTGAGATCACAATCCAACCATTCCTTCTCCGATGGAACTAATTTATGCCTAAATCAAACTTTCAGTAACAATAATGAGTTGCAATTGTTATTAGCCGAAGCAGCGGCAAAGAAATCTTTTGATCTTTCTACTTTGAGGAGTTGtactaaatatttaaatgtgaaatgTGTATCTCACAACTGTGCATGGATGTTGCGGGTGAGGAAATATAAGTGTTCGGATAGATTTCGTATCTACAAGTACATTGGCGAGCATAGTTGTGGCGTTGAACATGCCAACAGTAGCCATAGAAAAATCTCAATCAAAGTCATTCCTTCACTTTGTGTAAATATGTATCGCGATGGCAAGGGTCCAAATGTTAAAGATATTCAAAGGGCTATGTTTAATTCTTTTCGTTGTAGTCCAAGCTATTGGAAATGTTGGAAGGGAGGTGAGGTTGCCAAGGAAATGGTCCGAGGGACAGCGGAGAACGGATATTCATGTTTATCGACTTTTTCCTACATGTTCGAGACACTTAATGTTGGTTCTAGCTATTTTATCATGGTAAACAAGGATAGTCATAGGTTCACGTATTATTTATTGACCTTTGGTGCTTGCATTAAGGGATTTGCCCACATGAGAAAGGTAATTGCAGTCGATGGCACTCATTTACATGGTAAATACGAGGGCGCTTTGTTGAGCGTTGTTGCACAAGATACGGAAAACCATGTTTATCCAATTGTTTTTTGTGTTGTGGACAAAGAGAATGATGCATCTTGGACATTCTTCTTTGAGAAATTGAAGGAGATTGTGGTCGATGAACCAGATTTGTGCTTTATCTTCGATAGACACAAGAGCATCGCCAATGGTATTGTGAATGTTTACAATCATGCTCACTACGGATATTGTATGAGGCACCTTGGTGAAAATCTCCACGTAAATCATAATTATGGAGATTATCTTTATCTTTACTACAATGCGGCAAAGGCTTATTCTTTGGAGGAGTTTGACAATAATTTTGtagaattcaagaaaaaattctCCGTGGTAGCTATCATCCTTGAGTATGATATTGGTTTTGAGAAGTGGAGTAGGGCACATTTTCCTGGCAATAGATATGATATGATGACTATAAATATTGCCGAGTCACTCAATCCTATGTTGATAGACGAAAGGGAGTATCCCATGGCATTAATATTTAATTCGATTGCTAAGAGGTTTAGAGAATTGTCCAGGGAGAGGCATGCATATATCTTCAAATCAATGGGTAATCAAATGGTGCCTGCTGCCGAAAAACTTGTTGTCACGCCCTGAgactacaccctggacgtggctggcactgagaaccattgatggccccaagcgaacccttgtcctggtttacttactcagtggaagacttaactcatgaagaaaaatacttttaaagtaaactgaactgctcaaaatataacttagaatgtattataataacattcactgccaaagtggcaactcaagtctcaacttaactgtaaaggaaaagtaaagactcatgaactaacatcactaactctgtgtatgaagcctctaaactctgagggatgtcgggacaagacccccgatcatcctaacaactgaaataagcAAGcaataaaacataacataacCAAAGagatcctccggaaagcaaagaggctcaccaactgactttgACTgatcaactggatcaacgatgcgatggatgctgatcctgattacctgtgtctgcatcataataagatgcaagccaaatggcatcagtacattaaatgtacgagtatgcgagaggaattctaaaacaagacataagcttgaaaggaactgaagaacttacctggctcaactgaACTGAACTGATTTCAATAAAAAGCAGTGTATATgaatgcagtataaagaaaagctttaaaacatgattttcaactttgtgtatttagaaatacaataataactctgtatgtatgcaaagatacattataaactctgtttgtatatgaaaatacaaatatttctgatgtatataaaaatacaaaatactgttaTGGGAGTTCTCTAATCGataaccatcacttaagagctataagtgataatacaacattttacctcacgctgccagggccgtcctataccttgttgggggtatagaacctgaactactaagtggatccactagtctatgctaaaatgcactaaaggaatcatctaaaaagtatgacccttttctacccatgatggctacatggtttatcgCAGCTCGGAGTtttctgaactctcccccatatcggtgctcaatactgctcctaaaatatactagctctttatgattacaaacataacttctttatgtagtttgagataatttttcaaaacttagcttaaaggCTATCAGTTTCCCTTgttgcttaattatgaaagcatttactgttttctgaaaactagttcaaaggctctttggaaaacaaagtttcctttcttactcaaatgtgaaaacattactctttaactgaaaattagctcaaaggctcttttggaaatcaaagtttccttacttgtttaaatgtgaaaatattttaaactctttgggaatacatagtccccatatacttttgaagaaatgaattcaactttactctttactgaactcaaaactcaagtcttaaaacaaagttaaatcatttgtaaaagacttttggaaagctttatgaacttctcttaacttgaatcttaacttttcttgaattgaattatggattcaaggattgtgttttgtgataggaaagatctcatgatgtttaggaatgattttagatagctaaacatgagaaaagatcaagaaatcactgcctGAAAGCTGGTTAGCGATgcggagatgtatttaaattttttgtcgCGAAATCAATTTTGAGGaagaacggtccgtgaccgctctGCGACGCGaggggaaaattttcaaatctgaGGAAAGTCGCTgacctggtacccagatttgcccgacttgtaccttcttcgttttctagtCCCAATTCGCCTaatttcgattctttttctccatatctctttagattcaggtacccacaacatatacacaagaatctaactcagaGCAACTCTAATAATCAatcttaaactctcaagaactcctcaatctcatctcaaattcaagaacgaaagcaattcaagaatacaactcaagaacatcaaattctcaatatttttaggacgaaattacactgaataaaacatgtttggcgcatgggtgaacgaacccaacgctgtgtgaactcacatacctctttagggattaacccttgtcgaaatccacaagctaaaccttCAAGAACGAC
Coding sequences within:
- the LOC125845716 gene encoding uncharacterized protein LOC125845716; the encoded protein is MVVTKFVVAGRDYMRVWEETPKSWNWKSFSKTTVPIALCRNGSYDDMIASVIETGELTCEPNDLVISYQMNGRGEIHLTFIKNDRHVSLYMLNIGIDGSRSTLRININVRPPIEPTNSFNDDNDSIGNEKLGDHSNKSFGDHSNKSWGEQELRSQSNHSFSDGTNLCLNQTFSNNNELQLLLAEAAAKKSFDLSTLRSCTKYLNVKCVSHNCAWMLRVRKYKCSDRFRIYKYIGEHSCGVEHANSSHRKISIKVIPSLCVNMYRDGKGPNVKDIQRAMFNSFRCSPSYWKCWKGGEVAKEMVRGTAENGYSCLSTFSYMFETLNVGSSYFIMVNKDSHRFTYYLLTFGACIKGFAHMRKVIAVDGTHLHGKYEGALLSVVAQDTENHVYPIVFCVVDKENDASWTFFFEKLKEIVVDEPDLCFIFDRHKSIANGIVNVYNHAHYGYCMRHLGENLHVNHNYGDYLYLYYNAAKAYSLEEFDNNFVEFKKKFSVVAIILEYDIGFEKWSRAHFPGNRYDMMTINIAESLNPMLIDEREYPMALIFNSIAKRFRELSRERHAYIFKSMGNQMVPAAEKLVVTP